One genomic segment of Pongo pygmaeus isolate AG05252 chromosome 19, NHGRI_mPonPyg2-v2.0_pri, whole genome shotgun sequence includes these proteins:
- the CHD3 gene encoding chromodomain-helicase-DNA-binding protein 3 isoform X3, with product MASPLRDEEEEEEEMVVSEEEEEEEEEGDEEEEEVEAADEDDEEDDDEGLLGRGPGHDRGRDRHSPPGCHLFPPPPPPPPPPLPPPPPPPPPDKDDIRLLPSALGVKKRKRGPKKQKENKPGKPRKRKKRDSEEEFGSERDEYREKSESGGSEYGTGPGRKRRRKHREKKEKKTKRRKKGEGDGGQKQVEQKSSATLLLTWGLEDVEHVFSEEDYHTLTNYKAFSQFMRPLIAKKNPKIPMSKMMTILGAKWREFSANNPFKGSAAAVAAAAAAAAAAVAEQVSAAVSSATPIAPSGPPALPPPPAADIQPPPIRRAKTKEGKGPGHKRRSKSPRVPDGRKKLRGKKMAPLKIKLGLLGGKRKKGGSSDEGPEPEAEESDLDSGSVHSASGRPDGPVRTKKLKRGRPGRKKKKVLGCPAVAGEEEVDGYETDHQDYCEVCQQGGEIILCDTCPRAYHLVCLDPELDRAPEGKWSCPHCEKEGVQWEAKEEEEEYEEEGEEEGEKEEEDDHMEYCRVCKDGGELLCCDACISSYHIHCLNPPLPDIPNGEWLCPRCTCPVLKGRVQKILHWRWGEPPVAVPAPQQADGNPDVPPPRPLQGRSEREFFVKWVGLSYWHCSWAKELQLEIFHLVMYRNYQRKNDMDEPPPLDYGSGEDDGKSDKRKVKDPHYAEMEEKYYRFGIKPEWMTVHRIINHSVDKKGNYHYLVKWRDLPYDQSTWEEDEMNIPEYEEHKQSYWRHRELIMGEDPAQPRKYKKKKKELQGDGPPSSPTNDPTVKYETQPRFITATGGTLHMYQLEGLNWLRFSWAQGTDTILADEMGLGKTIQTIVFLYSLYKEGHTKGPFLVSAPLSTIINWEREFQMWAPKFYVVTYTGDKDSRAIIRENEFSFEDNAIKGGKKAFKMKREAQVKFHVLLTSYELITIDQAALGSIRWACLVVDEAHRLKNNQSKFFRVLNGYKIDHKLLLTGTPLQNNLEELFHLLNFLTPERFNNLEGFLEEFADISKEDQIKKLHDLLGPHMLRRLKADVFKNMPAKTELIVRVELSPMQKKYYKYILTRNFEALNSRGGGNQVSLLNIMMDLKKCCNHPYLFPVAAMESPKLPSGAYEGGALIKSSGKLMLLQKMLRKLKEQGHRVLIFSQMTKMLDLLEDFLDYEGYKYERIDGGITGALRQEAIDRFNAPGAQQFCFLLSTRAGGLGINLATADTVIIFDSDWNPHNDIQAFSRAHRIGQANKVMIYRFVTRASVEERITQVAKRKMMLTHLVVRPGLGSKAGSMSKQELDDILKFGTEELFKDENEGENKEEDSSVIHYDNEAIARLLDRNQDATEDTDVQNMNEYLSSFKVAQYVVREEDKIEEIEREIIKQEENVDPDYWEKLLRHHYEQQQEDLARNLGKGKRVRKQVNYNDAAQEDQDNQSEYSVGSEEEDEDFDERPEGRRQSKRQLRNEKDKPLPPLLARVGGNIEVLGFNTRQRKAFLNAVMRWGMPPQDAFTTQWLVRDLRGKTEKEFKAYVSLFMRHLCEPGADGSETFADGVPREGLSRQQVLTRIGVMSLVKKKVQEFEHINGRWSMPELMPDPSADSKRSSRASSPTKTSPTTPEASAANSPCTSKPATPAPSEKGEGIRTPLEKEEAENQEEKPEKNSRIGEKMETEADAPSPAPSLGERLEPRKIPLEDEVPGVPGEMEPEPGYRGDREKSATESTPGERGEEKPLDGQEHRERPEGETGDLGKRAEDAKGDRELRPGPRDEPRSNGRREEKTEKPRFMFNIADGGFTELHTLWQNEERAAISSGKLNEIWHRRHDYWLLAGIVLHGYARWQDIQNDAQFAIINEPFKTEANKGNFLEMKNKFLARRFKLLEQALVIEEQLRRAAYLNLSQEPAHPAMALHARFAEAECLAESHQHLSKESLAGNKPANAVLHKGKGRGGPARGRAHNAASEPAGGVAERHEGGRDPPASHTVPNTPHRSPPSDVRAQHPQPAGQQGHGASPHTGLPPGSLRYTSGVRGSLQRRTRRGPGRRRRQLQPDACRVLHHSRHQRPSSAGEEGEGNGGGTGVRRAGSEGAPSRGGDLYRRLTGSQACPSPRPRTRGRPPAQALGPAASPPPSPPLGPSLG from the exons ATGGCTTCCCCTCTGagggacgaggaggaggaggaggaggagatggtggtgtcggaggaggaagaagaggaggaagaagagggcgacgaggaggaggaggaggtggaggcggCCGACGAGGACGATGAGGAGGACGACGACGAGGGACTACTCGGGCGCGGGCCGGGCCACGACCGGGGCCGCGACCGCCACAGCCCCCCCGGCTGCCACCTcttcccgccgccgccgccgccgccgccgccaccgctgcccccgccgccgccgcccccgccgccag ATAAGGATGACATTCGGCTGCTGCCTTCAGCATTGGGTGTGAAGAAGAGAAAACGAGGACCCAAGAAGCAGAAGGAGAACAAGCCAGGAAAACCCCGAAAACGCAAGAAGCGT gacAGTGAGGAGGAATTTGGTTCTGAGCGAGATGAGTACCGGGAGAAGTCAGAGAGTGGGGGCAGTGAATATGGAACCGGACCGGGTCGGAAACGAAGAAGGAAGCACcgagaaaaaaaggagaagaagacaAAGCGGCGGAAAAAGGGGGAGGGAGATGGGGGGCAAAAG CAAGTGGAACAGAAGTCATCAGCAACTCTGCTTCTGACCTGGGGCCTGGAGGATGTGGAGCATGTGTTCTCTGAGGAGGATTACCACACACTCACCAACTACAAAGCCTTCAGCCAATTCATGAG GCCCCTAATTGCTAAGAAGAATCCTAAGATCCCAATGTCCAAGATGATGACCATCCTTGGGGCCAAATGGAGAGAGTTCAGCGCCAACAACCCCTTCAAGGGGTCAGCAGCTGCTGtggcggcggcagcggcagcggcagcagcagctGTAGCTGAGCAGGTGTCAGCTGCTGTCTCGTCGGCCACCCCCATAGCACCCTCCGGACCCCCCGCCCTTCCACCACCCCCTGCTGCTGATATCCAGCCCCCACCCATCCGAAGAGCCAAAACCAAAGAGGGCAAAG GTCCAGGCCATAAGAGGCGGAGTAAGAGCCCCCGAGTGCCTGATGGACGCAAGAAGCTTCGGGGAAAGAAAATGGCACCACTCAAAATAAAACTAGGGCTGTTGGGtggcaagaggaagaaaggaggctCG AGCGACGAAGGTCCTGAACCAGAGGCTGAAGAATCAGACCTGGACAGTGGCAGTGTCCACAGTGCCTCAGGCCGGCCTGATGGTCCTGTCCGCACCAAGAAACTAAAGAGAGGCCGtccaggaaggaagaagaagaagg TCCTGGGCTGTCCTGCAGTGGCCGGGGAGGAGGAGGTTGATGGCTACGAGACGGATCACCAGGATTACTGTGAGGTGTGCCAGCAGGGTGGGGAAATTATTCTGTGTGACACCTGCCCTCGTGCCTACCACCTCGTCTGCCTTGATCCTGAGCTTGACCGGGCTCCAGAGGGCAAATGGAGCTGCCCTCACTGT GAGAAGGAGGGGGTCcagtgggaggccaaggaggaagaagaagaatacgaagaggagggagaggaagaaggggagaaggaggaggaggatgatcACATGGAGTACTGCCGCGTATGCAAGGACGGCGGGGAGCTCCTGTGCTGTGATGCGTGCATCTCCTCCTACCACATTCATTGTCTAAACCCTCCCCTGCCTGACATTCCCAATGGTGAATGGCTGTGTCCCCGATGCACA tgccccGTGCTGAAGGGTCGAGTGCAGAAGATCCTACATTGGCGGTGGGGGGAGCCACCTGTAGCAGTGCCAGCCCCTCAACAGGCAGATGGAAATCCAGATGTCCCACCCCCCCGTCCTCTTCAAGGCAGATCGGAGCGAGAGTTCTTTGTCAAGTGGGTAGGACTATCCTACTGGCACTGCTCCTGGGCCAAGGAGCTTCAG CTGGAAATCTTCCATTTGGTTATGTATCGAAACTACCAGCGGAAGAATGACATGGATGAGCCCCCACCCCTGGACTATGGCTCCGGCGAGGATGATGGGAAGAGTGACAAGCGTAAAGTGAAAGACCCACACTATGCTGAGATGGAGGAGAAGTACTATCGTTTTGGCATCAAGCCAGAGTGGATGACCGTCCACCGTATCATCAACCACAG TGTGGATAAAAAGGGGAATTACCACTATCTAGTAAAATGGAGGGACTTACCATATGACCAGTCCACGTGggaggaagatgaaatgaatatcCCTGAATATGAAGAACATAAGCAAAGCTACTGGAGACACCG AGAACTAATTATGGGGGAAGACCCTGCCCAGCCCCGCAagtataagaaaaagaagaaggagctACAGGGTGATGGGCCTCCCAGTTCTCCCACTAATGAT CCTACCGTGAAATATGAGACTCAGCCACGGTTTATCACAGCCACTGGAGGCACCCTGCACATGTATCAGCTGGAAGGGCTGAACTGGCTACGCTTCTCCTGGGCCCAGGGCACTGACACCATTCTAGCTGATGAGATGGGGCTGGGCAAAACCATACAAACCATCGTCTTCCTCTACTCACTCTACAAGGAG GGCCACACAAAAGGTCCCTTCCTGGTGAGTGCCCCACTCTCTACCATCATTAACTGGGAGCGGGAGTTCCAGATGTGGGCACCCAAATTCTATGTGGTGACATACACGGGTGACAAAGACAGCCGGGCCATCATTCGTGAGAATGAATTCTCCTTTGAGGACAACGCCATCAAAGGGGGCAAGAAAGCTTTTAAGATGAAG AGGGAGGCACAAGTGAAGTTCCATGTTCTCCTGACATCGTATGAGCTGATCACCATTGATCAGGCAGCACTTGGTTCCATCCGCTGGGCCTGTCTCGTGGTAGATGAGGCCCATCGACTCAAGAACAACCAGTCCAAG TTTTTCAGGGTTCTCAATGGTTACAAGATAGATCATAAGTTGCTGCTGACAGGAACCCCATTGCAGAATAATCTGGAGGAGCTCTTCCATCTCCTGAACTTCCTCACCCCAGAGAGATTTAA CAActtggagggcttcctggaggagtttGCTGACATATCCAAAGAGGACCAGATCAAGAAACTGCATGATTTGCTGGGGCCACACATGCTGCGGAGACTCAAGGCAGATGTCTTTAAGAACATGCCAGCCAAGACAGAGCTCATCGTTCGGGTGGAGCTAAGCCCCATGCAGAA GAAATACTACAAATACATCCTGACTCGAAATTTTGAGGCCTTGAATTCACGAGGTGGTGGGAACCAGGTGTCACTGCTTAATATCATGATGGATCTTAAGAAGTGCTGCAACCATCCATACCTTTTTCCCGTGGCTGCTATG GAGTCCCCCAAACTCCCCAGTGGGGCTTATGAGGGTGGGGCACTTATTAAGTCGTCTGGGAAGCTCATGCTGCTCCAGAAGATGCTGCGAAAGCTGAAGGAGCAAGGACACCGAGTGCTCATCTTCTCGCAG ATGACCAAAATGTTAGACTTGCTTGAGGACTTCTTAGACTATGAAGGCTACAAGTATGAGCGCATCGATGGTGGTATCACGGGTGCCCTGAGGCAGGAGGCCATCGATCGGTTTAATG CTCCTGGGGCCCAACAATTCTGCTTCCTCCTGTCCACCCGAGCTGGGGGCCTGGGCATCAATCTGGCCACTGCTGACACTGTCATCATCTTTGATTCTGACTGGAACCCCCATAATGACATCCAG GCCTTCAGCCGGGCTCATCGGATTGGCCAGGCCAACAAAGTGATGATTTACCGGTTTGTGACTCGTGCGTCAGTGGAAGAGCGAATCACACAAGTGGCCAAGAGAAAGATGATGCTGACACACCTGGTTGTGCGGCCTGGGCTGGGCTCCAAGGCAGGCTCCATGTCCAAGCAGGAGCTTGACGACATTCTCAAATTTGGCACTGAAGAGCTGTTCAAGGATGAAAACGAGG GGGAGAACAAGGAGGAGGACAGCAGTGTGATTCATTATGACAATGAGGCCATCGCTCGGCTGTTGGACCGGAACCAGGATGCAACTGAGGACACTGACGTGCAGAACATGAATGAATATCTCAGCTCCTTCAAGGTGGCACAGTACGTCGTGCGGGAGGAAGACAAG ATTGAGGAAATTGAGCGAGAGATCATCAAGCAGGAGGAGAATGTAGATCCTGACTACTGGGAGAAGCTGCTGAGGCATCACTATGAGCAACAGCAGGAAGACCTAGCCCGGAATCTAGGCAAGGGCAAGCGGGTTCGCAAGCAAGTTAACTACAATGATGCTGCTCAGGAAGACCAAG ACAACCAGTCAGAATACTCGGTGGGTtcagaggaggaggatgaagactTCGATGAACGTCCTGAAG GGCGTAGACAGTCAAAGAGGCAGCTCCGGAATGAGAAAGATAAGCCACTGCCTCCACTGCTGGCCCGAGTCGGGGGCAACATTGAG GTGCTGGGCTTCAACACCCGTCAGCGGAAGGCTTTCCTCAATGCTGTGATGCGCTGGGGGATGCCACCACAGGATGCCTTCACCACGCAGTGGCTGGTGCGGGACCTGAGGGGCAAGACTGAGAAGGAGTTTAA GGCCTATGTGTCTTTGTTCATGCGCCATCTGTGTGAGCCTGGGGCAGACGGCTCTGAAACCTTTGCCGATGGGGTCCCTCGGGAGGGACTGAGTCGCCAGCAGGTGTTGACCCGCATTGGAGTCATGTCTCTCGTCAAAAAGAAG GTGCAGGAGTTTGAGCACATCAATGGGCGTTGGTCAATGCCGGAACTGATGCCTGACCCCAGCGCCGACTCTAAGCGCTCCTCCAGAGCCTCCTCTCCTACCAAAACGTCTCCCACcactcctgaggcttctgctgCCAACAGTCCCTGCACCTCTAAACCTG CTACTCCAGCTCCAAGTGAGAAAGGAGAAGGCATAAGGACACCTCTTGAGAAGGAGGAAGCTGAAAACCAGGAGGAAAAGCCAGAGAAGAACAGCAGAATTGGGGAGAAGATGGAGACAGAG GCTGatgcccccagcccagccccatcaCTCGGGGAGCGGCTGGAGCCAAGGAAGATTCCTCTAGAGGATGAGGTGCCAGGGGTGCCTGGAGAGATGGAGCCTGAACCTGGGTACCGTGGGGACAGAGAGAAGTCAG CCACAGAGTCGACGCCAGGAGAAAGGGGGGAGGAGAAGCCGTTGGATGGACAGGAACACAGGGAGAGGCCGGAGGGGGAAACAGGGGATTTGGGCAAGAGAG CAGAAGATGCAAAAGGTGACCGGGAGCTTCGACCAGGGCCTCGAGATGAGCCACGGTCCAATGGGCGACgagaggaaaagacagagaagCCCCGGTTCATGTTCAATATCGCAGATGGTGGCTTCACAG AGCTTCACACACTGTGGCAGAATGAGGAACGGGCAGCTATTTCCTCGGGGAAACTCAATGAGATCTGGCACAGAAGACATGACTATTGGCTTCTGGCTGGGATTGTCCT CCATGGCTATGCACGGTGGCAGGACATCCAGAATGATGCTCAATTTGCCATTATCAACGAGCCATTTAAAACTGAAGCCAATAAGGGGAACTTTCTGGAGATGAAAAATAAGTTCCTGGCCCGGAGGTTCAAG CTCCTGGAGCAGGCGCTGGTGATTGAGGAGCAGCTGCGGCGGGCGGCCTACCTGAACCTGTCGCAGGAGCCGGCGCACCCCGCCATGGCCCTCCACGCCCGCTTCGCCGAGGCCGAGTGCCTGGCCGAGAGCCACCAGCACCTCTCCAAGGAGTCGCTGGCGGGGAACAAGCCGGCCAACGCCGTCCTGCACAAGGGTAAGGGCCGCGGCGGCCCCGCGCGGGGGAGGGCCCACAACGCTGC TTCTGAACCAGCTGGAGGAGTTGCTGAGCGACATGAAGGCGGACGTGACCCGCCTGCCAGCCACACTGTCCCGAATACCCCCCATCGCAGCCCGCCTTCAGATGTCCGAGCGCAGCATCCTCAGCCGGCTGGCCAGCAAGGGCACGGAGCCTCACCCCACACCG GCCTTCCCCCCGGGTCCTTACGCTACACCTCCGGGGTACGGGGCAGCCTTCAGCGCCGCACCCGTAGGGGCCCTGGCCGCCGCAGGCGCCAATTACAGCCAGATGCCTGCAGGGTCCTTCATCACAG CCGCCACCAACGGCCCTCCAGTGCTggtgaagaaggagaaggaaatggtGGGGGCACTGGTGTCAGACGGGCTGGATCGGAAGGAGCCCCGAGCCGGGGAGGTGATCTGTATAGACGACTGACTGGATCCCAGGCCTGCCCTTCACCCAGGCCCCGTACCCGAGGCCGACCCCCAGCTCAAGCACTGGGGCCTGCTGCCAGCCCTCCACCTTCCCCACCCCTTGGGCCATCACTGGGCTAG